The following is a genomic window from Candidatus Methylacidiphilales bacterium.
TGATGTGGATATCATTGTTTCCCGCGCCCAATGGCAAAAGGCTGTGGATTTGTTGAAACGGCATTCGATCGACAATGAGCGCATGGGATTGTCTGGGGAGCCGGAGCCCGCTGCGATTCTAAAAACCAGGGAAGGCCCGTATCTGGAAATCTTTCCCGAAGGATTGACTGCCGGCGAAATTGCCAAATTGCGCGGCTATTACCGGGCGCATCGGGCGGGCAAGATCGCGTTCCGTGTGAAAGGGAATCCTTTGGTTAATTTGATCAACAGCAAGCTGGCCTCCTATTTGAGCGCCCGGGATCGTTTGCAGGATTTAAGCGATGTGCAGCGTTTGATCAAACATCAGGAGCTTTCCCTTGGCTTTGAATTGAAACTGGATTCGCGGGTTCGAAAAACGTTCCGTGATCTGTTGAAACGCACCCAACCTGTTAAAGCAACACCAGGCAAGCGTGTGCGGTCGCGTTCCTAAAGAGGTAGCTGCGAGGGGATTCTTCTTTTCAGCCCGTTTCCAGAGGCTAACTTGTATTGATTACAGACTGAAACCGATTATGACCGCCAAGACATTGCAGCAACTGGAAGCCATTTATAACCAGCCGATCTTTCAATTGATCGATCAGGCGCGGGAGATCTATCGCCGACACTGGCAGGACAATGAAGTCCAGCTTTGCACCCTGCTGAGCATCAAGACCGGCGGTTGCAGTGAAGATTGCTCCTATTGCGCGCAAAGCTCGCACTATCACACAGGCTTGGAGCGGGAAGAATTGCTGACCGTTGAGCAGGTCATGGAACACGCCCATCGGGCGAAGGAAGCCGGTTCCACCCGCTTTTGCATGGGCGCCGCATGGAAGGGCGTGCGTGAGGGCACGGAAAAATTTGAGCAGGTCAAGGGCATCATCCGCGAAGTGAGCAAACTGGGTATGGAAGTTTGCGTCACGCTCGGCCAACTGACCGAAAAGGCGGCTGAGGAATTGAAGGAAGCGGGTGTCACCGCTTACAATCACAATCTCGATACCGGTCCGGAATATTATCCTAACATTGTCAGCACCCACACCTACGGCGATCGTTTGAACACCATTCAGGCCGTCCAACGCGCCGGCATGGACGTCTGCTGCGGCGGTATTTTGGGCATGGGCGAAACCGTGACGGACCGCCTGCGCATGCTGGAGGTGCTGAGCGCATTTGACCCCGCGCCGGAGAGCGTGCCGATCAACTGCCTCATGGCCATGACTGGCACACCTTTGGAGGAATCGACCGCAGTGGATGTGTTCGACCTGGTCCGCATGATTGCGACCACCCGAATCATTTTGCCGAAGACAAAAGTGCGGTTGTCGGCCGGCCGTGCGAATTTGAGCAAAGAGGGACAGGCCTTGTGTTTCTATGCCGGGGCCAACTCGATTTTCTACGGCGGCAAACTGCTCACAGCGGTGAACCCCAAGGAAAAC
Proteins encoded in this region:
- the bioB gene encoding biotin synthase BioB, whose translation is MTAKTLQQLEAIYNQPIFQLIDQAREIYRRHWQDNEVQLCTLLSIKTGGCSEDCSYCAQSSHYHTGLEREELLTVEQVMEHAHRAKEAGSTRFCMGAAWKGVREGTEKFEQVKGIIREVSKLGMEVCVTLGQLTEKAAEELKEAGVTAYNHNLDTGPEYYPNIVSTHTYGDRLNTIQAVQRAGMDVCCGGILGMGETVTDRLRMLEVLSAFDPAPESVPINCLMAMTGTPLEESTAVDVFDLVRMIATTRIILPKTKVRLSAGRANLSKEGQALCFYAGANSIFYGGKLLTAVNPKENEDLELLRQLGLNPQEPRKTCLAKAEAATREAALV